A genomic region of Roseofilum casamattae BLCC-M143 contains the following coding sequences:
- the mazG gene encoding nucleoside triphosphate pyrophosphohydrolase, whose amino-acid sequence MIDRSMPDQLAAMQRLIETIAKLRSPDGGCPWDLAQTPQSLMPYIIEEAYETVDALRRENPEEICEELGDLLLQVVLQAQISSEMGQFSLTEIADGINEKLIRRHPHVFGETNVESMEEVQQNWQAIKAAEKGEAPTLLTKLERYRTTLPPLISSMKISKKAAASGFEWDDINGVWDKFNEELGEFKHAIAEETQAEQQAELGDLLFTLVNLARWLDLDPSEALQETNQKFLTRLKAVDELGDRPLSEYSLEELETLWQQAKEQLRSSD is encoded by the coding sequence ATGATCGATCGTTCCATGCCAGACCAGTTAGCAGCCATGCAGCGGTTAATCGAAACCATTGCGAAATTGCGATCGCCAGATGGAGGCTGTCCTTGGGATCTGGCTCAAACTCCCCAATCTTTGATGCCTTACATTATCGAAGAAGCCTACGAAACTGTGGATGCTCTGCGGCGCGAAAACCCGGAGGAGATTTGCGAAGAACTGGGAGATTTATTACTGCAAGTGGTTCTGCAAGCCCAAATTTCTTCGGAAATGGGGCAATTTAGCTTAACTGAAATTGCTGACGGAATTAACGAGAAATTGATTCGCCGCCATCCTCATGTTTTCGGCGAAACTAATGTAGAGAGTATGGAGGAAGTGCAACAAAATTGGCAAGCGATTAAAGCGGCGGAGAAAGGGGAAGCTCCGACATTATTAACCAAATTGGAACGATATCGTACCACTCTCCCGCCTCTAATTTCTTCTATGAAAATCTCGAAAAAAGCGGCGGCTTCTGGTTTTGAATGGGACGATATTAACGGAGTTTGGGATAAATTCAACGAAGAACTGGGCGAGTTCAAACATGCTATTGCAGAGGAAACACAAGCCGAACAACAAGCCGAACTCGGCGATTTGCTCTTTACCCTCGTGAATCTGGCGCGCTGGCTCGATCTCGATCCTTCCGAAGCATTGCAAGAGACCAATCAGAAATTTTTAACGCGCCTGAAAGCTGTGGATGAATTGGGCGATCGCCCCTTATCCGAATACAGTTTAGAAGAACTCGAAACTCTCTGGCAACAAGCAAAAGAGCAACTGCGATCGAGTGACTAA
- a CDS encoding metal-binding protein has product MPSGATHDRITLWMLPLITAATLIVTRSSDLTLIVAGAFLFGGLMLSPDLDLRSRPYKRWGWLRWIWIPYQKSVSHRSTLSHGLIVGTMLRVVYLMLWIALVSAIAIALVLQFSDTSWSWETLQQQAFSLLNQYRYWIVALFIGLELGAISHIASDTIGSTYKRWQKYGWQGLFGGRKSRRTNKSSSSRSRRRPSTRKPRQSKK; this is encoded by the coding sequence ATGCCTTCTGGCGCTACCCACGATCGCATTACCCTCTGGATGCTTCCGCTCATTACTGCTGCAACTCTCATCGTCACCCGCAGCAGCGATCTGACTTTAATTGTCGCCGGAGCCTTCTTGTTTGGCGGTTTGATGCTCAGTCCCGATTTGGATTTGCGATCGCGTCCCTACAAGCGTTGGGGCTGGTTGCGCTGGATTTGGATACCGTACCAAAAAAGCGTCAGTCACCGCTCCACTCTCTCTCATGGTTTAATTGTCGGAACGATGCTGCGAGTGGTTTACTTAATGCTGTGGATTGCGTTAGTCAGTGCTATTGCGATCGCTCTGGTCCTGCAATTTTCCGATACGAGCTGGAGTTGGGAAACCTTGCAACAGCAGGCGTTCTCCCTCTTGAATCAATATCGCTACTGGATCGTTGCCTTATTTATCGGTTTAGAATTAGGTGCCATTAGTCATATCGCGAGCGATACCATTGGTTCGACTTACAAACGCTGGCAGAAATATGGATGGCAAGGTTTATTCGGCGGACGCAAATCTCGCAGAACCAATAAATCTAGCTCGTCTCGCTCCCGTCGCCGTCCGAGTACCCGCAAGCCACGGCAAAGCAAAAAATAA
- a CDS encoding serine/threonine protein kinase, with protein sequence MVKTLQGGKYSLDRELGQGGFGLTFKATHHYLNQVVVIKTLNDSVRKQPNFQEFEGKFQDEARRLALCVHPNIVRVSDFFAEDGMPYMVMDYIPGLTLAEVVFPNHPLPEDVAIHYIRQIGSALQAVHEKGLLHRDVKPQNILLRDRTQEVVLIDFGIAREFEENLTQTHTSLVSEGYAPIEQYLRSQRRSQATDVYGLAATLYTLLTAKIPTASILRDRNPMPVPRDLCPNLSPKVNQAVLQGMALEMHERPSTMAEWLNLLPQTTLIQVPSRTTPQVTSPVSPSPISNNGSSTSEAATVALIPPSPPQNHNNHNQPGKVTSATVTQAAQPQKRGSFLPIVIIIAVIALLVGGITAALRSSGDRAPEPIASPAPQPTPTPKPIPTPKPTPTPKPTPTPTPKPTPTPTPQPTPTPTPTPPPVPQPKPPSVVVPTQPAPQPQPSPSPPVPTEGTSPSPTPLPVARGFPPGTTESQLLSAFGQPSQTTPGLWGTEALSYNLGNTKLGYLVDPNTRKVRQTEVSFDPSVDRFISRVIVNGMMGSRAPLEAIEQFEQVRQGKSQRYDFDRDNLVGTIQREANGRIYVAVWDNTLK encoded by the coding sequence ATGGTAAAAACCTTACAAGGAGGAAAATATTCTCTAGACCGAGAATTAGGTCAAGGTGGCTTTGGTTTAACCTTTAAGGCGACTCATCATTACTTGAATCAAGTGGTAGTGATTAAGACGCTGAATGACTCGGTACGGAAACAGCCCAATTTTCAGGAGTTCGAGGGCAAGTTCCAGGATGAAGCCCGTCGGTTGGCCTTGTGCGTCCATCCCAATATTGTCCGCGTCAGTGATTTTTTCGCTGAGGATGGAATGCCCTACATGGTGATGGACTATATTCCAGGACTAACCTTAGCCGAGGTGGTCTTCCCCAACCATCCCCTACCCGAAGATGTTGCCATTCACTACATCCGACAAATTGGTTCGGCACTGCAAGCCGTTCACGAGAAAGGGTTATTGCATCGGGATGTAAAGCCGCAAAATATTCTCTTGCGCGATCGCACTCAAGAGGTCGTATTAATCGATTTTGGCATTGCCCGCGAGTTTGAAGAGAACTTAACCCAAACTCACACCAGTCTGGTTTCGGAAGGCTATGCGCCCATCGAGCAATATTTGCGATCGCAACGCCGTTCCCAAGCCACAGATGTCTACGGATTAGCCGCTACATTATATACTCTGCTCACCGCAAAAATTCCCACAGCTTCCATTTTGCGCGATCGCAACCCCATGCCCGTTCCTAGAGACCTGTGCCCCAACCTCAGCCCCAAAGTCAATCAAGCCGTCTTACAGGGAATGGCCCTGGAGATGCACGAGCGTCCCTCTACCATGGCAGAGTGGCTCAACTTACTCCCCCAAACTACTCTCATCCAGGTTCCATCTCGAACCACTCCTCAAGTTACTTCTCCAGTTTCCCCTTCTCCCATCTCCAATAATGGTTCGTCTACCAGCGAAGCCGCAACCGTTGCTCTGATCCCGCCTTCACCTCCTCAAAATCACAACAATCACAACCAACCTGGAAAAGTAACATCAGCCACCGTAACGCAAGCTGCGCAACCCCAGAAACGAGGATCTTTCCTCCCAATAGTTATCATTATTGCTGTCATTGCCTTGCTTGTTGGCGGGATTACAGCGGCATTGCGATCGAGCGGCGATCGCGCTCCCGAACCCATTGCTTCTCCAGCACCTCAACCCACTCCAACCCCGAAACCCATACCGACGCCGAAACCAACTCCAACCCCAAAACCAACACCGACTCCAACTCCCAAGCCAACACCGACTCCAACGCCACAACCAACTCCAACTCCAACTCCAACTCCACCTCCCGTCCCTCAACCCAAACCCCCCAGCGTTGTCGTTCCAACTCAGCCCGCTCCGCAACCCCAACCCTCACCCTCTCCACCCGTCCCCACAGAAGGCACCTCCCCTTCTCCAACGCCCTTACCCGTTGCTCGGGGTTTCCCTCCAGGAACTACCGAAAGTCAGCTCTTATCAGCATTTGGGCAGCCTTCGCAAACGACTCCGGGACTCTGGGGAACGGAAGCATTAAGTTATAACTTGGGGAATACCAAATTAGGATATCTTGTCGATCCCAATACGCGGAAAGTCCGGCAAACCGAGGTTTCTTTCGATCCATCCGTCGATCGCTTTATCAGTCGCGTTATCGTGAATGGGATGATGGGTTCTCGCGCTCCCTTAGAGGCGATCGAACAGTTCGAGCAAGTGCGCCAAGGTAAGTCGCAACGGTATGATTTCGATCGCGATAATCTCGTGGGCACGATCCAACGAGAAGCCAATGGACGAATCTATGTAGCCGTTTGGGACAATACCTTAAAATGA